In one Candidatus Hydrogenedentota bacterium genomic region, the following are encoded:
- a CDS encoding MarR family transcriptional regulator, whose product MVLTPVMQKFVLHWGEMGAAWGISRSIAQIHALLYVCGKPLPADEIAETLSIARSNVSMSLKELNGWGIVRTVHILGDRRDHFETMKSVWEMFMVVLDERKRREVDPTVDMLRECVAAAESEGGTLERERLKELLEFFDTMSHWYNQVRRVPLPLLVRLARMGDRVAQFAEKAS is encoded by the coding sequence ATGGTCCTTACACCTGTGATGCAGAAATTTGTCCTGCACTGGGGCGAAATGGGCGCGGCCTGGGGCATTAGCCGCAGCATCGCGCAGATTCACGCACTTTTATACGTCTGCGGCAAGCCGTTGCCAGCGGATGAAATCGCGGAAACGCTTTCCATCGCCCGATCCAATGTCAGCATGAGCCTCAAGGAATTGAACGGGTGGGGCATCGTCAGAACGGTGCACATCCTCGGCGACCGCCGCGACCATTTCGAGACGATGAAAAGCGTCTGGGAAATGTTCATGGTTGTGCTAGACGAACGCAAGCGACGCGAGGTCGATCCCACGGTCGATATGCTGCGCGAATGCGTAGCCGCCGCGGAAAGCGAAGGCGGCACGCTCGAGCGCGAGCGCCTCAAGGAACTGCTCGAATTCTTCGACACAATGTCGCACTGGTACAACCAGGTTCGACGTGTGCCGCTGCCGCTGCTCGTTCGTTTGGCGCGGATGGGGGACCGTGTGGCCCAGTTCGCGGAGAAGGCGTCGTGA
- the lepA gene encoding elongation factor 4: protein MAAPIEKIRNFCIIAHVDHGKSTLADRFLEVTKAVEERKMKEQTLDTMDIERERGITIKSVAVRLNYTSTSGEPYVLNLIDTPGHVDFSYEVSRSLAACEGALLLVDAAQGVEAQTLANAYKAIDQNLEIIPVINKIDLPSADVESCRRQIEDVIGLDASEAILASGKEGTGAIEALEAVIKRVPAPKGDRKAPLRALIFDAKYDAYRGVVIYIRMMEGRITPGTKVMMMSSGIKYEVVELGFFTPEITPSDNLEAGETGYLICNIKTLQSTKIGDTVTDALNPAKEPLPGYKEPQSVVFCGMYPAVANDFEELRGALEKLQLNDASFKYQADMSDALGFGFRLGFLGLLHMEIIQERLEREFNLTLVTTVPNVAYRVTKNDGAVLVIENASKMPIPNDIQTIEEPYIEAEIITPTEYLSAVIELCKKKRGIHVKVDYLDAKRCLAIYQMPLSEIVLDFYDKLKSYTRGYGSLEYQLIGFRPGDLVKLDILLNGEAVDALSSIVHRDRAEWMGRQLASKLRKLIPRQQYEVAIQAAIGSRILVRETVSALRKNVTAKCYGGDITRKRKLLEKQKEGKKRMKQVGSVEVPQEAFMALLRVGDEGEK, encoded by the coding sequence ATGGCAGCACCGATAGAAAAAATCCGCAACTTCTGCATCATTGCGCACGTCGATCATGGCAAATCGACGCTGGCCGACCGTTTCCTCGAAGTCACCAAAGCGGTCGAAGAGCGGAAGATGAAAGAGCAAACGCTCGATACGATGGACATCGAGCGCGAGCGCGGCATCACGATCAAGTCCGTCGCGGTCCGGCTCAACTACACGTCCACGAGCGGCGAACCGTACGTGCTGAACCTGATCGACACGCCGGGCCATGTGGACTTCTCGTACGAGGTGTCGCGCAGCCTGGCCGCGTGCGAGGGCGCGTTGCTGCTCGTGGACGCGGCCCAGGGCGTCGAAGCGCAGACGCTTGCGAACGCTTACAAGGCCATCGACCAGAACCTCGAAATCATTCCGGTGATCAACAAGATCGATCTGCCGAGCGCGGACGTCGAATCGTGCCGGCGCCAGATTGAAGACGTGATCGGGCTGGACGCGAGCGAGGCAATCCTCGCCAGCGGAAAAGAGGGCACGGGCGCCATCGAGGCGCTCGAAGCGGTCATCAAGCGGGTCCCCGCGCCGAAGGGCGACCGCAAGGCGCCATTGCGCGCGCTGATCTTCGACGCGAAGTACGACGCGTACCGTGGCGTTGTAATCTACATTCGAATGATGGAAGGCCGCATCACGCCCGGCACAAAAGTGATGATGATGTCTAGCGGCATCAAGTACGAAGTGGTCGAACTCGGCTTCTTCACGCCGGAAATCACGCCGTCCGACAACCTCGAAGCCGGCGAAACCGGATACCTCATCTGCAATATCAAGACACTGCAAAGCACCAAAATCGGCGATACCGTCACCGACGCGCTGAACCCCGCGAAAGAGCCGCTGCCCGGATACAAGGAACCGCAGTCGGTTGTGTTCTGCGGCATGTATCCCGCCGTCGCGAACGACTTCGAGGAACTGCGCGGCGCGCTCGAAAAGTTGCAGCTTAACGATGCCTCGTTCAAGTACCAGGCCGACATGTCCGACGCGCTCGGCTTCGGGTTCCGCCTTGGGTTCCTTGGCCTGTTGCACATGGAAATCATCCAGGAGCGCCTCGAGCGCGAGTTCAACCTGACGCTGGTGACTACGGTGCCCAACGTGGCGTACCGCGTCACGAAGAACGACGGCGCCGTGCTCGTCATCGAAAACGCGTCGAAGATGCCGATACCCAACGACATTCAGACGATCGAAGAGCCCTACATCGAGGCCGAGATTATCACGCCGACGGAGTACCTCAGCGCGGTGATCGAACTGTGCAAGAAGAAACGCGGCATCCACGTGAAGGTCGATTACCTCGACGCGAAGCGCTGCCTCGCGATTTACCAGATGCCGCTGTCGGAGATCGTGCTCGACTTCTACGACAAGCTGAAGTCCTATACGCGCGGCTACGGCTCGCTCGAATACCAACTGATCGGGTTCCGCCCGGGCGACTTGGTGAAACTCGACATCCTGCTCAACGGCGAAGCGGTGGACGCCCTCTCCTCGATCGTACACCGTGACCGCGCGGAGTGGATGGGCCGTCAGCTCGCGTCAAAACTGCGCAAGCTCATTCCGCGCCAACAATACGAAGTCGCCATCCAGGCGGCGATCGGCAGCCGCATCCTCGTGCGCGAGACCGTTTCCGCGCTGCGCAAAAACGTCACCGCGAAATGCTATGGTGGCGATATTACGCGCAAGCGCAAACTGCTCGAAAAGCAGAAGGAAGGCAAGAAGCGCATGAAACAGGTCGGCTCGGTCGAAGTGCCGCAGGAAGCGTTCATGGCGCTGCTCCGCGTCGGCGACGAGGGAGAGAAGTAA
- the lepB gene encoding signal peptidase I — protein sequence MAAKRTGDESAAAGVLRPIASAIQVITGPWTRENGMSWIKLIFFVLTVWWLLIQPFRIPSQSMFPTLNGDPRFFVGDRVFVNKLAFGPRVPFTTTRLWKWGEPRRFDVVVFRAVADDSPNDTTFQRAMNFFLPKVLIKRVIGLPGEHVHIDNDSGRIHINGQPLDLPEEMKAIPVRYTSRVPDYLTLPIEEIVRQVREQGGSEKDVTDLRQAYENFTSNPQTTKYACLPDEKYSVVPQGHYLVLGDNSENSADSRCWGWVPEDYLFGRAFCVWWPIKHRKDLSGFTDTTWGLILLFGIPGILLAYEFVIRPFCAVSLRVRGAGMAGVLLRGDRVLINRLAFGLRRPFSDKRITAGRHVNRGELVAYFVPSGDGIDYSGEALLGKVAGLPGDSMTVENGVIAVNGQSTGVRFDNQDKSGPIRLKKTATVPQGRYLLLSSSENAAPDSRALGFIAHDLLIGPATRVWWPPFRWRSLTSR from the coding sequence ATGGCGGCCAAACGCACCGGGGACGAATCGGCGGCCGCGGGCGTGTTGAGGCCCATCGCGTCCGCCATCCAGGTCATCACCGGCCCGTGGACGCGCGAAAATGGCATGAGCTGGATCAAGCTCATTTTCTTCGTATTGACGGTGTGGTGGCTGCTCATCCAGCCGTTCCGCATACCGTCCCAGTCCATGTTCCCGACGTTGAACGGCGATCCGCGGTTCTTCGTCGGCGATCGCGTGTTCGTGAACAAACTGGCGTTCGGCCCGCGTGTCCCGTTCACGACGACTCGTTTGTGGAAATGGGGCGAGCCGCGCCGCTTCGACGTCGTCGTGTTCCGCGCGGTCGCGGACGATTCGCCGAACGACACCACATTTCAGCGTGCAATGAACTTCTTTTTGCCGAAAGTTCTAATCAAACGCGTGATTGGCCTTCCCGGCGAACACGTCCACATCGACAATGACAGCGGGCGCATTCATATCAACGGCCAGCCTCTCGATTTGCCCGAGGAAATGAAAGCGATTCCGGTAAGGTACACGAGCAGGGTCCCCGATTATTTGACTCTTCCGATTGAGGAGATCGTGCGTCAAGTCCGCGAACAAGGTGGCAGCGAGAAGGACGTGACCGACCTGCGCCAAGCCTATGAGAACTTCACATCCAATCCGCAGACAACGAAGTATGCCTGTCTTCCGGACGAGAAATACTCCGTCGTACCCCAAGGGCATTACCTTGTGCTCGGCGACAACAGCGAGAATAGCGCCGACAGCCGGTGTTGGGGCTGGGTTCCGGAAGACTATCTGTTTGGCCGCGCGTTTTGTGTATGGTGGCCGATCAAGCACCGCAAAGACCTAAGCGGCTTTACCGATACGACGTGGGGCCTCATTCTCCTCTTCGGGATTCCCGGCATTCTCCTCGCCTACGAATTCGTCATTCGCCCGTTCTGCGCGGTGTCGTTGCGCGTGCGCGGCGCGGGCATGGCCGGCGTGCTGCTGCGCGGCGACCGCGTCCTGATCAACCGCCTGGCGTTTGGATTGCGCAGGCCATTCTCCGACAAACGCATCACCGCCGGCCGGCACGTCAATCGCGGCGAACTCGTGGCGTATTTCGTGCCCAGCGGCGACGGAATCGACTACTCCGGCGAGGCGCTGCTCGGCAAGGTCGCGGGGTTGCCGGGCGATTCGATGACGGTCGAGAACGGAGTCATCGCCGTCAACGGCCAGTCCACCGGCGTCCGCTTCGACAACCAGGACAAGAGCGGCCCAATCAGACTTAAGAAGACCGCGACCGTTCCCCAGGGCCGCTACCTCCTCCTCAGCAGCAGCGAAAACGCCGCTCCCGACAGCCGCGCCCTCGGCTTCATCGCCCACGACCTCCTCATCGGCCCGGCCACCCGCGTGTGGTGGCCGCCGTTCCGCTGGCGTTCGCTGACGTCGAGATGA
- a CDS encoding DUF2191 domain-containing protein gives MRTTLTLDDDVAAALLQLRKSRNSTFKTVVNETLRDGLYELTQPRKENKPFRTRVFDMGPSLVGNLDNIGEVLAIAEGEDYK, from the coding sequence ATGAGAACCACCCTGACCTTGGACGATGATGTGGCCGCGGCGCTACTGCAATTGCGGAAGTCACGCAACTCGACCTTCAAGACTGTCGTGAACGAAACGCTGCGAGACGGACTATACGAACTGACACAGCCCAGGAAAGAGAACAAACCGTTTCGCACCAGGGTCTTTGATATGGGGCCCTCGCTTGTAGGCAATCTTGACAATATCGGCGAAGTGCTGGCCATTGCAGAAGGCGAAGACTATAAGTGA